The bacterium genome includes the window GACTTCTTGCGACCATCACTACGGTCTGCGTGCCGGCATTCCCGCCTATTCCTGCAACAATTGGAGGAAAAACCGTAATAAGAGACTTGATTGTCGATTGGAATAAACCTACAACGGCTGCCGCGATAGAAGCCGTGACAAGATTGACAAAAAGCCATGGAAACCTGCGTATGGCTGACATGCCTGGCGATTCAAAAAGCGAGGTTTCTCTACCAACGCCTCCTGATCTATAAATATCCTCGGCAGCCTCTTCCTGGATAACGTCTATGATATTGTCTATCGTTATTATTCCACGGAGCTTATCCTGTTCGTCCACAACAGGAAGCGCCGGCATGTCAGATTTCTGAGCCTTTGCCGCTACACTCTCCTGGTCCTCCGGAACAAAGACCTTGGCGGGAAAAGGTTCCATCAAATCTTTAATCTTAGCTTTAGGAGTGTTAAACAAGAGCTTTTCCATTCGGAGGGAGCCTTCGAATCCGCCTTTCCTGTCGGTCACAAAAAGTATGCTTGCGTAAGCGGCCTCTCTTTTTTGACGCCTGAGCCTTGATATGACTTGTTTGACTGTATGGGAAGTATACGCCTGTATAAAGTCTACGGACATAATCCAGCCTGCGGTGACCTCAGGGTATTGAAGCAGCTCTCCAACGTCACGCCTGTCTTCAGCAGGAAGCCTCGATATTACCGCTTGCCTGTCCTCCGGCTCCATATCGGCAAGAATATCGGCTGCATCATCGGAATCAAGCTCTTTGACAAGCTGCGATATCCTGTCGTTTTCCAGCTCACCCAGTATGATGTTTCTTGTCGCGTCGTCTATCTCAAGAAGCACATCTGCTGCTTGATCCGTATCAATCAGATGAAAAAAGGCAATCAGGGAATTTCTATCCAGACGTTCCGGAAGTCTTGCCAAATGATGTGGAGGCGGCCGCTCAATAAGATTTCGTATCCCGGCATTTTTGCCTTCTTTGATTAGTTCTTGTATGCGTGCGAGGAAATCGCCATCCATTCGTCAATCATAGTTGGCGGATATGAATTGTCAAGAATATATTCTTCTACACGAGTATAAGGATGAACTCTACGACAAGAGAAGCAAGAGCTAGAATCAAAAGAAGGTAAGAAAGATTCCTCGGCAGCGAAGCGTATAGCGGAAACACCTTGTACCCATTCTTTTCAATTTCGTATTGGTTGATTCTGGAAGTTGAAGATTCGCGAGGGTCGTGATTGATTGTAAAACGTTGATTTGCTATGCGGTAGAATCCAGGTTCATAGGTATAAGGGAAAACGACTTCGAACCTCTTACCGTTGAATAAAGGTTTCAATTCGTATTGAACGGATGGTGTTTCGACAATAACAGGATTATCATTCGAAGTAACAACCTTGACAGTATCACCTACGTTGTGATTGGAGCTAGAGGCATCATTCAAAGCATACTCGGAAATTCGATATACCATTGCCGGGAAAACCGAGCGATAGATAATATTGGTATTCTCGGGTGTGAATCTGGTAGTAACGATTATTATTCCTGTAGGGTTGTTCCTGAATATGAAAGGCTCTCCTGAACTGAAGGATACCAGTACTCTGCCTTTTGAAGGTTTAACCCTGCTATAATTCCAAATCCTTATCTCTCGGAGATCGTTATCATCAATCTGGGAGAAAAGATCGGAGTTTGAAAGTACTTCGAAGGCATTACCCGCCTCCGTAAAATCCGTTTCCCCGGATACGTCAAATATCCCGGGAACGTCTTTAATCCCCTCGCCAAGAAGGGCGATAACAGGCAATCCTGATGATGCTGCTTCCTTTATTGCCTCAGATATATCGTTGGTTCCGTCGCATATCAACAAAGAGTAAATTTCTTGAGACAACCCTGGAAGCTGAGCTTGCGGTATCCTTTCAACGTCGAACCCACCGCTTGCCTCTAGGGCTAGCTTGAGAAAGTCGGATTTTTCATCACCAACCAGAGCTACTCTGACCCGCTCGTTGTTTCTAGGCAGAATATAATACTCGTCATCCTGGGGTATTGAGTCCGCATCAAGATTAATTTTCAGGTTTTCAGTCACAGATTTCAGGTCAAATTGAATTTTTTTTGACCCGTTACCCATATTCACCAAGAGTTGGTCTATTGTCTCAACGCCATCCTTAAGAACAACTTGATTGTCTATTCTTCCGCCGTTTCTTGAAAGCTCCACCTGGATAATCTGCCGCTCTCCAGGCAAAGGATATTCAGGAACAAGTTTCATGCCTGTAATCGATGCATTTTCCGGGGAAGGACGGTTATCAAGAAAGAACATGACTTCGCAATCCAAGGGATTCTTGACTTTGCGGACGAATTCAAGCGCTCGCTCCTGCCCGTCAGATACCACGGCTATGATTCCTTTCTTGGTTGGGTTTTCTTTGATTAGTTCTTGCGCATTCGACCAGGCTGAGCTAATATCCCTACCACTGTAAGAAGCAGTCGTTTTCTCTATCTTTTCCCTGATGAATCGGGGTTCGTCCCAGCTTGTATCAGAGAAGGAACCCGAAGAGGTAATCAGAGCCGCTCTGCTTTGGGGAGACAACTCGGAAAGAAGCCGCAGCGCCGTCTGTTTTAAGTCATTAAATCTGGATGCAGTAGAGTATGAATCGTCCAGAATCACGACCAGATCGGCTTTTTTTCCCGTAAACGGCAGGCTGCCTTTCCAGGAAGGACCTGCAAGGGCCAGCACCAGAAAAAGAAGAAACAACGATCTGAGCAGGAGAAGAAGCCAGTCGCGGAGATTGAGCCACCTGAAACGACTCTCATGCATACGCCTTAGAAAGAATAAAGAGCTGAATTCCTTCTGTTTGAGTCTCGCTCTGCTGAGCAGGTGAAGTATCAAAGGACCCGCAGCAATAGGAAGAAACAGAAGAAACCATGGTTGAGCGAAACCAATCAAAACGACGCCTCCGATAACGCGGAAGCAAAACCTTTAAGCATGCCCGGATTCGACATGATCATTTGAGTCTTCTCCTCTTTTCGAGATATCGAAACAAGGCATGATCAAGGCTTTGATCGGTCAAGATTGGATTATAGTCAATTGACTGCTCGTTGCAGGCGGATTTTATGAGCGAGCGGTAAGCATTCAGGGCTTTTTCGTATTCCTTTCTTACAAGACGCGGGTCAAGCCCAATCTCTTTCCTTGTTTCCATGTCCACGAATCTGAATGGCGTTGAAAAATCAAATTTATCTTCCCTCGGGTCAAGGATGTGGAAGATTATGACCTCGTGCTTGCGATGCCTGAAGTGACGTAGCGCAAGAAGTATCCTTTCCGGCTCATCAAATAAATCTGAAAGTATTATTATGAGGCCTCGCTTACGGGTATGCTCGGCAAGATAATGAAGACTCTCGGAAATATTCGTCTCTCCCCCGGGTTTGAGATTCTCAAGTCTCGATAGAATCATTTTGAGATGATTGGCGGTTGAACGAGGAGGTATAAGCTCTCTTATCTTTGTATCGAAAGTCGCGAGGCCTACCGCGTCTTTCTGTCTGGTGAGAAGGTACGAAAGGGCAGCCGCAAGAGTCGTAGCATAATCAAGCTTGGAAAGGGCTCCGGAGCAATATCCCATCGATGCGGAAGCATCAATCAAGAACATAGCCCTGAGATTTGTCTCCTCCTGGTATTCTCTTACATAATACCTGTCGCGTTTTGCATAGACCTTCCAATCTATGCGGCGAGGTTCATCGCCAGGTATATAAGACCTGTATTCTGAGAATTCCACCGAAAAACCTTTATAAGGAGAATGATGCAGACCTTCAAGAAACCCTTCCACCACCAGCCTTGCCTTTATATCAAGCCCTCTCAGACGTGCAAGTGTCTCCGGACTAAGAAGTTCTTCCCTTTTCATTTTTATTTGACTAAATCCACGTTAAAGTAATCATTTCGTACAACTGCTTTTAATGTTATAAGTCGGAATCATATTCAAGCAATAGAGCAAAGGCGGTTGTCAATCAATCTTGCCTTACCGAACTTAACTGCCAGAGCAAAAAGCACCGGTCCGTCAATTTTTTTTACGTTTTGGAGACTCTCGGGGTCGACGGCCGAAACGTAATCGATTCTATCCGGTTTAGAGGAGGCGATTAATTCGGATATCTTTTTTAATATGACTTCACAATCCCTTTGGCCTTGCTTAACCATCCTCTCAGCCTCATCAAGAGACCGGTTGAGAACAAGCGCTCGCGTGCGTTCATCTTGAGAAAGATAAATGTTGCGTGAACTCATGGCAAGCCCGTCCTCTTCTCGAACTATGGGACAAACTTCGATATGGATGTCGAAGTTTAAGTCTTTAACCATCCGGCGTATTACCGCCTGCTGCTGCCAGTCCTTGGCTCCGAAGTACGCTCGGTTGGGTTTCGTGATGTTAAAAAGCTTGGCCACCACTAAAGCAACACCCTCAAAATGACCCTTGCGCTGAGCGCCGCACAATCCATCAGTCAGGCGGTTTATGAATAAATGCGTCAGACTGGGTTCAGGGTACATCTCCTGCACGGACGGATAAAACAAAACATCCGTTTTTTCCTTTTCCAGAAGATACCGGTCGCTTGCAAAATCCCTGGGATATGTCGATAAATCCTCGCACGGGCCGAACTGCACCGGGTTAATGAAGATACTCGCTACGGTGATGTCATTCTCCTTTACGGCTGTGCGAACAAGGGAAAGATGACCCTCGTGCAAGAAACCCATCGTAGGAACAAACCCTATGGTCTTTCCTTTCGCCCTTGCGTTCTCTGAGAATTCACGCATATCATTGATAGAAGTGATAACGTCCATATCTATCCATATTAATCGGAAGAAACATGATGTCAACGTACAGAACGTTTTCGAAAAATCACAAGGAATTGTATTAAATCCAAACAGTCCAAATCCTGCGTATCTGCTTAGTCCATTTCTAAGTGAAAGAAAATGATAACATATATACACAACAATCTGGCAACGAAATTGCTAAGGAGTTAAGATATAAGTATGGGGTGGGATAACTCAAAAGATGAGGTTGTAAATGGACAGACTATCATCATACGAGAGGAATCTCGCTCCAGGGGAAGCAGTGTACAAACAGGGTGAAAAAGGAAGGGAGATGTATTTCGTAAGAAAAGGAAGGATTAAAATCTTTGCTACGAACTGGGGTAGAGAAACGCTTCTTTCTACGGTCGACGAAGGAGGTTTCTTTGGAGAAAACGCGCTTATAGACAATATGCCGCGCCCGCATTCAGCTGTGGCCATTGAAGAAACAGAACTCTTGGTCATAAACGAGGAGTCTTTTCAGACCATACTTACTTCGAATCCCGTGCTGAAGTACATTATTGAGATGTTAATCCAGCGTTTGAAAGAAGTTTCCTCTCTTGTCTACGATAGTGAAAGTATAAGTATATAGGTAAAGAGACCGTTTAAAATCTCTGTTTTAACTCTCTGCAATCTGTTCTGAATCAATACAGCTTCCGGATGAAAATCAAACATTCGATAGAAACCATCCCCCTTATTCCCTGCCTTTTTAACTCACGCAGTTCAATGTATTCTCCTTGACACTTTAAATAATATCAATATTCTTATGACTAATGAGTAGACCCTGGGATGAGCTCCGGACAAGAGGAATAACCCTGGTTGCTATGACTAAATATCTTATCGAAAAGTTTGGAGAAGAAGAAGCCCTTAAGGTGATATCGGCTTTGCCGCCCAGGGAATCAAAAGAGATTGTCGGTGCGAAGAAGAGCGAGTGGTATCCTTTTGAAACCCAACGCCTCTTGAGGGAAGCGATTATTTCCAACGTGAATGCTCTCGAACCTCTTGACGTAACTTATCAATTAGGTTATTTTACCGCTCAATGGGAACTTTCAACATTCCTTAAAGCTCTATTCACCTTCATCCCTATCAAGACGATTCTGAAGCAATCCGCGGCCCTATGGGGCAAATACTACGACAAAGGCAAAATGACGGTTGCAAACTTCGAAAAAGGTTCTGCATTACTTGAACTTCGCGAGTTCCCTTGCGATGAATATTTTCATCAATTGACAACATCGTGGATGATTGTAGCGCTTGAAACCATCGGCGTAGAAAATCCTAAAGTTTCCTATAGTTCTGACTCTTCCGCCACGCCGCCAATACTCAGGTTTTTGCTTTCATGGGATACATAGCCTGAATTTATCGAAAATGACATTTTTATCTGTTTTCTAAGAACAAAATCAAATGCAACTTACACTTCAACGGATTTTACCCCTCTTGACAAGCTTGTCCATTTGTTTATA containing:
- the mgtE gene encoding magnesium transporter, with the translated sequence MDGDFLARIQELIKEGKNAGIRNLIERPPPHHLARLPERLDRNSLIAFFHLIDTDQAADVLLEIDDATRNIILGELENDRISQLVKELDSDDAADILADMEPEDRQAVISRLPAEDRRDVGELLQYPEVTAGWIMSVDFIQAYTSHTVKQVISRLRRQKREAAYASILFVTDRKGGFEGSLRMEKLLFNTPKAKIKDLMEPFPAKVFVPEDQESVAAKAQKSDMPALPVVDEQDKLRGIITIDNIIDVIQEEAAEDIYRSGGVGRETSLFESPGMSAIRRFPWLFVNLVTASIAAAVVGLFQSTIKSLITVFPPIVAGIGGNAGTQTVVMVARSLALGEITTADAWRLLRRQILTCLLLGLGAGILVGAGAFLFKFPVILSPLVFLALTMNILLRGFIGTLVPMLLRQLKLDPSIASGILLTATTDTLGFLTLLGLAALALRFFPA
- a CDS encoding pantoate--beta-alanine ligase; translated protein: MDVITSINDMREFSENARAKGKTIGFVPTMGFLHEGHLSLVRTAVKENDITVASIFINPVQFGPCEDLSTYPRDFASDRYLLEKEKTDVLFYPSVQEMYPEPSLTHLFINRLTDGLCGAQRKGHFEGVALVVAKLFNITKPNRAYFGAKDWQQQAVIRRMVKDLNFDIHIEVCPIVREEDGLAMSSRNIYLSQDERTRALVLNRSLDEAERMVKQGQRDCEVILKKISELIASSKPDRIDYVSAVDPESLQNVKKIDGPVLFALAVKFGKARLIDNRLCSIA
- a CDS encoding VWA domain-containing protein, with protein sequence MIGFAQPWFLLFLPIAAGPLILHLLSRARLKQKEFSSLFFLRRMHESRFRWLNLRDWLLLLLRSLFLLFLVLALAGPSWKGSLPFTGKKADLVVILDDSYSTASRFNDLKQTALRLLSELSPQSRAALITSSGSFSDTSWDEPRFIREKIEKTTASYSGRDISSAWSNAQELIKENPTKKGIIAVVSDGQERALEFVRKVKNPLDCEVMFFLDNRPSPENASITGMKLVPEYPLPGERQIIQVELSRNGGRIDNQVVLKDGVETIDQLLVNMGNGSKKIQFDLKSVTENLKINLDADSIPQDDEYYILPRNNERVRVALVGDEKSDFLKLALEASGGFDVERIPQAQLPGLSQEIYSLLICDGTNDISEAIKEAASSGLPVIALLGEGIKDVPGIFDVSGETDFTEAGNAFEVLSNSDLFSQIDDNDLREIRIWNYSRVKPSKGRVLVSFSSGEPFIFRNNPTGIIIVTTRFTPENTNIIYRSVFPAMVYRISEYALNDASSSNHNVGDTVKVVTSNDNPVIVETPSVQYELKPLFNGKRFEVVFPYTYEPGFYRIANQRFTINHDPRESSTSRINQYEIEKNGYKVFPLYASLPRNLSYLLLILALASLVVEFILILV
- a CDS encoding cyclic nucleotide-binding domain-containing protein; this translates as MDRLSSYERNLAPGEAVYKQGEKGREMYFVRKGRIKIFATNWGRETLLSTVDEGGFFGENALIDNMPRPHSAVAIEETELLVINEESFQTILTSNPVLKYIIEMLIQRLKEVSSLVYDSESISI
- a CDS encoding DUF58 domain-containing protein — protein: MKREELLSPETLARLRGLDIKARLVVEGFLEGLHHSPYKGFSVEFSEYRSYIPGDEPRRIDWKVYAKRDRYYVREYQEETNLRAMFLIDASASMGYCSGALSKLDYATTLAAALSYLLTRQKDAVGLATFDTKIRELIPPRSTANHLKMILSRLENLKPGGETNISESLHYLAEHTRKRGLIIILSDLFDEPERILLALRHFRHRKHEVIIFHILDPREDKFDFSTPFRFVDMETRKEIGLDPRLVRKEYEKALNAYRSLIKSACNEQSIDYNPILTDQSLDHALFRYLEKRRRLK